The Candidatus Abawacabacteria bacterium region ACGACAGGCTTAAATTGAATCGGAAATGTAAATACGCTCCATCAATCTTCTGTAAGTAGCACCAAACTGTTTCAAAATGGATTCGTGGCAGGCCCGGAAGGAATCGAACCTTCATCGACGGTTTTGGAGACCGTAGTCCTACCGTTGAACGACAGGCCTAAATTGAATCGGAAATGTGAATACGCTCTGTCAATCTTTTGTAAGCAGCACCAAACTGTTTTAAACTTTTTTCTCGCTTTGTTGCTAACTTTTTCTCTTGATACCCTTCGATGTATAGTAGCGTGAATGGACGTCGATGGCGAGTGGATTTTACAAGACCTTCATTATGTTGTCCAAGCCTGATCAGATAATCTTGAGAATAGCCTATGTAAAGCTTTTTATCCTTGCTAGACTGAAGAATATAGATGTAATACATAAGTGACGGTTTTGGACCCCGCACGATAGAGCGGGGCTACCGTTGAACGACAGGCCTATATGCGATGCAGATAGTACGAGACGTCTGTATTCAAGTCAATCGAGAATCGAAGTGTGGAAGATTGTGCAAAACTTTGGAAAGATTCGCATCTTATGCTATCTTCTGCACGTTGAAGCAGCCTTTTTTATGGACGAAAGAGAACTACGGGAGTTTTGGCATGGTATTTTACGGGCATTACAGCCTTCGATTAAACGAGCTGAATTTCTCACTTGGTTTGGCAATACAAATGTTCATGCTTTTCAGGATGGAACTTTAATTTTGGCGGTGCCCACTATGTTTTATCAGTCTTGGATCAATAGTAAATATATGCCTTTAATTAAGGCTGAGGCTAAAAGGCTAAATAGCGATGTTCAAGATGTGAAAATTATCGTTGATTCCACTTTGATTCGTCAGAAGAAGGATGATTCTCCATTAAACACCATGAATGCTCCTGCTAGTAAACCTGTTGTAAATAATAATGAAACTTCTCAACCACTGCCGAGATCTTTTGTGCAGGAAGTTTCAGGTACTGGCAGTAGTATCAATCCTCGTTATACTTTGGACAGTTTCGTTGTTGGCCAAGAAAATCAATTAGCATTTGCTGCAGCCAAAGCAGTGAGCAATGCGCCGGGTGAGGCTTATAACCCATTATTTATTTATGGGGGCGTTGGCTTAGGAAAGACTCATTTGCTCCAGTCTATTGGTAATGCAGTGCTCAAAAAACATCCTCGTAAGCGTGTGCACTACTCTACTTCTGAGGAGTTTACCAATGAGTACATTGCTATGGTGCAAAAGAAGCGGGCGTCCTCATTTAAGGAAAAGTATCGCAATCTAGATCTATTAATTGTTGATGATGTTCAGTTTTGGGCTGGAAAAGAACAAACTCAGGTGGAATTTTTCCATACCTTCAATGCCCTGTATGAGGCGGGTAAGCAAATTGTATTGAGTAGTGACAGACCACCAAGAGAAATTACTAATTTAGAGCAGCGCCTTAAGTCCCGTTTTGAGATGGGTATGCTGATTGATATTCAGCCGCCTATGTATGAAACAAAATTGGCAATTTTGATTACTAAATGCCAGGAAAAAGGACATTTACTATCACAAGAGATTCTCGAATACATTGCGAACAATGCTGGTGCTAATGTACGTGAATTAGTGGGAGTATTGACCGGACTTTTAGCCTATATAGATTTACAAGGGAAAATGCCCAATTTGGAAGATGTCGCTCATATTTTTGATCGCTCCATGAAGCCTGAACGACCATCCGGTTCGCCAACAATAAAGTCTAGTGGCCCAATAGGCAGATCACTGAATGATGAAGATATTCTTAATATTACGGCAGAGGAGTTTAATTTAGCACCGGCAGATTTACTAAGTGATGTGAGAAAACGAGAAATTTTGGTGCCTCGTCAATTAGCAATGTATTTTATGCGAGAAGAATTACAACTTTCGTTAGAGCATATCGGTGAAATATTTGGTGGTAAAAATCATACGACTGTTATGCATGCCTGCCAAAAAATCGCCGATCAAATCAAAAAAGATAAAGTGCTGATTAAGCACTACAATGCAATTAAAAGAGCGCTTAGGTGAAGTCAGACAGGTGAAGTCAGAAGGCAGAGGGCAGGAGGCAGAAGTAAAGTTGGCAATATGAAGTCTAGTGGTATTCACTCATATCTTTATTGAGTTTGGCGATTTTCTCTTACTTCTGAATTCTGCCTCCTGACTTCAAATCCGTTTCCATTTTCCATACTGGCGTGGCAATAGGTCTTTTGCTTTGCTTGGGTCTGCCATTAATTGCTCACTAACTTTTTCTAGCATGATGGTGTTTTGTGAACCTTTCACCAAGACAATATCCCCTTCACTCAGCTTGGGAGTGATGAAATCAACTATTTCTTCTCGGGTTAGGAAATGTTTAAATGAAGCTTGGTTACGGTTGTGTTTGGGTTGATGTGCCAAGGCCTCGGCATAATAAGGGCCAAAGGCAATTACTAAATCACAGACATTACCCAAACAACTTAACATATCAACATGAGCTTCTTGGGTGATGTCTCCTAGTTCACGCATATCGCCCACAATGGCTATCCTTCTTTTGGCTGGTAAGTTGCGCAGTATCTCCAAAGACATTTTCATTGAAGCGGGAGAGGCATTATAGGAGCCTTCCAGTAAAATACTACCTTTAATTCCCGGTATTGCTGATAGCCGACCAGGAAGTGGTTTCAATGTGCTTAGTTGGCTAGCGATATCTTCCCAAGAAAGGTTTTGTAGTTTGCCAATAATAATTGCTGGCAAGCTGGAATATACTGGTGCTTTGCCAAGCAATGCTAAATGCAATGAATGGGGCTCATGATTATGTATCACCGCAAAATTTGTACCTTGTAAATCATACTCAATGTTAGTGGCATAAAAGCTAGCTCTTTCATTGAGGCCGAAAGTGATCAATGTTTTATCCTGAATATTCTTTGCCTGATCGTGAGTGGGGGGATTGTCATAATTAGCGATAACTATGCCGCCACTTTTCGTCCCATGAGCCAATTTCCATTTTTCTTTTACTAGTTCTTCGAAGCCACCAAAGTTCTGTGTGTGGACACTTTCTACTGTGGTGATGACACTGATATCTGGTTTAATAATAGTTAAAATTTCATCCATATCACCTGGCTTATCTATGCCACATTCCAGTACATAAAATTCTATCGAGCTGTCATAGATAAAAGTACGAAAGGAGATTCTCAAGACCTTGCCCAACCATTGCAAGAGATTCACAGCACTTTTTTCTCCTAATATTGCTAAGGGTAGCCCCAGTTCATTATTTAGACTGCCGTAATTTGCTCGCACTTTGAATGTGCGACCCAATACCTGGGCAATAGCCTCTTTGGTAGTGCTTTTGCCGACGCTACCAGTAATAGCAATGATTTTTGCTGTGGTATTTTTGATCTTTCTTTTGGCACACCAGATAATGTAGTTTTGAATGAGCTTTTTCATAGAGACGAGCCAAATGCTGCAGAGATGATGACATTAGCACGATACCATAAAAGATCAGAAGTTTTAGTTTTGCTTCTTTTCTTCTCTTGCTGCTAAACTCTCTTGGGTTTTTTATCTTATGAAAAGAATTTTAGCAATTGAAACATCTTGTGATGAAACTGCCTGTGCTGTTGTAGAGGATGGTGTCAAAGTGCTTTCTTCAATTGTGGCATCCCAAATTCCCTTGCATCAAATCACTCATGGTGTGGTACCGGAGGTGGCTGCTCGAGCGCATGTGGCACAAATTTTGCCAGTGATTGAAGAATCCATGAAGCAAGCAAATCTAGCTCCAGATGCTATTGATGCCGTGGCTGTGACCCAAGGGCCAGGGTTGGTGGGCTCTTTGATAGTGGGAGTGACGGCAGCTCAAGTGCTTAGTCGTTTGTGGTATAAGCCTTTATTGCGAGTGAACCACATCTTGGGCCATCTCTATGCTAACTTTTTGGGTCGGGAGCAACTTCCTCAACTACCGATACTTATTCTTAGTGTATCAGGTGGACACAATGATTTAGTTTTATTGAGTGAACATGGAAAGTATCAAGTATTGGGTCAAACACAGGATGACTCAGCAGGAGAGGCCTTTGATAAAGTGGCCAGAATGTTAGATCTGCCTTACCCAGGAGGGCCAGAAATAGATAAATTAGCCAAATTAGGAAAACCGGGCACATTTCAATTACCTAGGGCCTGGTTGCAACAAGTACCCACAGGTATGCGTCCCAAAGAAATAACCGATTTTAATTTTAGTTTTTCGGGGTTAAAAACTGCCGTATACGTACTGATAAAAAAGTTAGGAATCCTAACTTCAGAGCAAAAGGCCGATTTAGCATATGAGTTTCAAGAGGCTGTGTGTGACGTGATGGTTAGTAAATTAGTAGCTGCCTGGGAAAAGTATCAAACCCCAAGTGTCTTTATTTCTGGTGGTGTCTCGGCCAATCAAAGATTTCGGTCTTTGCTAGAAGCAAGTTTCATTAATAAGCCAGTACAGTATTTTTATCCATTGAAGTTGAGTTACTGCACAGATAATGCGGCGATGATTGGAGCGGCTGCGTACTTTAATCCCCAAGTAATTTCAGAGACATTGGAACCTGAGCCGAGTCTATGGCTTTGAATGAAGTCAGAAGGCCGATGGCAGAATTCAGAAGTGAAGTAGTGGGGCTGTTTTAGTTTGATAAAAAGTGCATACACAATTGGTTTTTTCAACAATTCTCGCTGCTATGTCCATTCCGAATTCTGAATTCAGCATTCAGAATTAAATTGATATTCATTTTTACATCATCTAAAATAATTTTACTCTACTTGATGTAGAGCTAATAAAGATCATTAACCAATTATTTTTATGCATAATTGTATGGACGGTTCTTGTGATTGCGATTGTTCTGCTATGGATGGGTCTTCTGTTCCTGCTAAGGTTGGTGAAGAGGCGCCTCTATTTGCTGCTGATGCTCTAGTAGGAAAAGAGTTTAAGCATGTTACTAGTCAAGATTTTGAGGGTAGGTGGCTAATGCTTTTCTTTTACCCATTAGATTTTACTTTTGTTTGTCCTACTGAATTGCTGGAACTGAATAAGCGTCATAAAGAGTTTGAAACGTTAAATTGTCAGATTATCGGTTGTAGTACCGATAGTGTTTATTCACATCAAGCCTGGGCAAAAGAAATCGGTGAATTCAATTTTCCCTTGCTAGCTGATATGACCAAAGAAATTGCTGCTGAATATGGTGTTTTAGTTGAGGAAAAGGGGGTTTCTTTACGTGGGGCTTTCTTGATTGATCCCAATGGCATTTTGCAATCAGCAACTATCAACAATTTACCTGTAGGTCGCAATATTGATGAGCTAATCCGAGTACTCAAAGCCTTCCAAACTGGCGAACTATGTCCTGTGGGTTGGCATGAAGGCGGGAAGACTTTAGGAAAAGCCTAGTTTAAGAGCTAAGAGCGAAGAGCTGAGAGCTAAGAGATCCGATCCATCTTAGCTCTTAGCATTTAGCTCTTAGCTCTTTCTATTTGTCCATTACGCCAATTTTTACTAAATTTTGGTAGTGTTCTGGGTAATTTTGATAAATAAATTCCATATATTTTCCTCTGGTATTCGCTAGAGTGAGTCCATGTTCTTGGGCAAATTGACCGATTTTCTCATGGGCTGCTTGGGTTTCGCTATTATCAGCTACTTGCAGTTCTATTTCAGCAATTTCGTAATGATAGGGAGTATTGTCACGAACCAGAGAAAATGTAGCTTCATCTAAATCAATAATGAAGCCTGCTTTATTGTACGTGGTGCGGATAGTTTTGATGGATGCCCGTGGTCGGAAAGCGTTTTTTATTAAGCTGCTTTCGAGATTCTTCGTTAGCTCTATTCCTATTTTCTGGGCAATCATTTTTTCATCACTGATTTCGTCCATAATGGTGGTATACGAAGAACCATCATTTTGCTTGGCCATTGGTGCTTTGAGCTCGAAGTGGCCATTTTTTCTTTTTAGGGAAAGGTTGGTAAGTCCTAATTGCCATTGATCATTGTCCCAAAATTCTACTACGAATTCTTTGACTCCGACAAAGGCTGCTCCAGTTAATAACTTTGCTTTGGTTTCTGGAGTGAGACGAAACTTGGCTTCTACTTCGATCATGAAAAAGTTTAAAACTATCGCTAGCCTACATTTCTATGATTGAAAGGTAAATGTGCCTAGTCAGATCAAAATAAAATCAGTAAGGTGATGATGTTTTTTCAATAGCTTTTCTATGAAAAAAGTTTTTTGCTTTGGTGTTTTTGATGGTATCCATGATGGTCATAGGGAGATGCTGAAAGAAGCTCGATCCTTAGGTGATTATTTGATTGTCGCACTTACTCAAGATCATGTTGTGGAACAATTAAAAAAGAAGCGGTCTAGGAATACTCTGGCGGAGCGAATCAAAAGTCTAGCAGAAACTGGTCTGGCTGATGAAGTGGTGGCAGGAGATCAGGCTATCCAAAGTTGGCAGGTACTACAGTCGTATCAACCAGATATTATTGCTTTAGGCTACGATCAGTTGCGATTACTCGATGCGTTGGGTCAAGCGATTCGCAACTTTTCTTTTTCGCTTCAAATTGTTGTCCTCAAACCCCATAAACCCGAAGAATTACATTCTAGTTTATTATTTCCTAGCAAAGATTAACCTACTTCAATACCGAATAATTTGCGGAAAGTGGAACCTAGGATGAAGGTGATAATAGTGACGCCGATACTTAGTGCTGCCATTTGAATAAATTCATGCCAAAATTTGCGGTGAAAAATTACTGATGCGTAAAAAGAAATCAAGGTAACAATCAGGAAAATAAAGACAAACATCAGTGCTATAGCTGAATAAAGTGAGCTGAATAGCAAATATGGAGTAACTAAGATAAGCACCACGATAATATAAGCAATACCTGTGTAGAGTGCTGCTTTTTTAGGATCTTTTCCCACCTCATAGCGGGCTTGAATATATGCTGAAGCAGCCATAGAAAGGCTGGCTGCTATACCAGTGATTAGGCCTGTTAGTGCTACTACCAAATGATTGCCCAGAGCAAAAGAAAAACCCACTAATGCTCCAGTGAGTTCAATTAGACCATCGTTGAGTCCTAATACAATATTACTCATAAATTGAATTTTGTGCTCTTGTATTTGCTCAATTAGTTGAGCTTCATGGGACTTTTCATGGGCAAGAATCTTTTTTACTTCGTTCTGCATTTTGGGTGAAGCTTGAGCAATGAATTCTTCATAGGCAACAATCATTCTCTTTTCTCTGGTTTCCAAAAATTTAGCAGTAAAGGTAAGGCCAAATATTTTTCTCAGTAAAATAAAACGCCAAATATCTAATCTGCTGATTCTAAAAGTTTTTTTATCTGCTAGTTTTTGCCAGAAATGAAAATCCTCTAATTCTTGCCCAATTAACTTTTCCAGCACTCTTTTAAATTCCTGATTCTTTTCTCTTTTGGCTAATTCTTGATAAACAATATAATCACGATATTGATGATAAGCGAAATATGTTGCTGATTTCATGGTGAAGCAGAGTTACCAGTTAATAATGCTATTTTTTTATTTGCTTGTGGGCATTTTCGTATTGGGCTATGAAGCTTTTCACCGAAGTGCGTCCGATTACTTTTCCTATAAGTTCTACTGGTAAATCCTCCAGCTTTTTAAAACGGATACATGATTTGCCCATATCCAGCTTTTTGCCACTAGCCTGGTATTCTTTTACAAACCAGTCTTTTGTCGACTCATCACCATAGACACACATCAAATACACCGCCATGTGATTCTTTTGAGAAGCGAGAGAAGCGATAGCCAATGGTTGATTATTGTATGTCTTAGGAAAAATAGAAAAAGGTACAATATAAGAAATCATACCGTATTGCATTACTTCTTCATATCCTTCAGAAAGGTTCTTGAGAATAATATCTCTGATCGTGCTGAGTGCTTTTCTTCGTTCAGGTTCCAGTCCATTGAGATACTCTTCGACAGTTTTTGCAGTACTTTGCATAGCGTGAAATTTAACACTATCACTATAGCATGAGTTATCGTGTTGTCTGGGGAAAGGGGCCGCTGGAGTTGATCACGCTTCTCCAGTACAGTGGCTAAGACATTTATGCCACAATTGATGAATTGGCTATATTTCGCACTTCTTGCTTCAGCTAGTTTTGGTTTCTACAATTTTTTTAGCAAATTAGCTACTGATAAATTTAGTGCTAGTATTACGCTGATGTTTGTCGCTGGTACGGCTTTTATTGTAGCTGCTATTACCACATTCAGTTTGAAAACAAGTGGATTACCGCTGCAATTTTCTTTTAAACATATCCATTTACCAATACTAGCTGGTTTTGCTACTGGTATCGCTGAAATATTGTATTTTATGGCATTCGCAAAGGGCGCTCCATTATCCATTGGTGCACCCTTTGTGATTGGTACTACTATTATTATTGCCTCAATACTGGGAATGATTTTTTTGCGGGAGCCACTTTCTTTGCTAAAATCAGTTGGTTTTCTGCTTACTCTTAGTGGTTTGATCCTTTTAGCTAAAAGCTGAGCTATGGATATGCTTAAAGTGCCAGAAATAAAAGTCGGTGTTTTGGTTTACAATGACCAAGGCGAAATCCTGCTGGTTACTTCTCATAAATGGCAAGATAAATGGATGGTTCCTGGTGGTGGGGTAGAATGGGGAGAAAGTTTAGAAGAAACTGTTCGCCGCGAAATAAAAGAGGAGACGACTCTGGATATTACCGACATACATTTGTTGGGAGTGCAAGAAAGTGTTTTGTCACCAGAGTTTTTTAAGCCTGCCCATATCATATTCTTGGACTATTGTGCGAAGCTTGTTGGTGGTAACCTTCAGCTTAACCAAGAGTTGCAGCAATATCAGTGGATTATGCCGGAAGCTGCTTATGCACTAGATTTAAAACCATCGATCAGATTATTTATTAAAAATTTTCAGAGATTCATAGCCCACAATTGTGGCCAAGATTTGTTCTCCATGTAAGCTATTTACTATGAATAAAAATTATCAATTTGCTACCTTTGGTGCTGGTTGTTTCTGGGGAGTGGAAGAAACTTTTCGTAAAGTTCCAGGGGTGGTGGAAACTACTGTGGGGTATGAAGGAGGAGTGACAGAAAGTCCTACATACGACGATGTCTGTGCTAAAAATACCGGTCATGCTGAAGTGGTACAGGTAATTTATGATCCTCAACAGATATCCTATGAGGCATTGTTGGATGTGTTTTGGCAAAATCATAATCCTACAACCTACAATCGTCAGGGGCCTGATGTGGGCAGTCAATATCGCTCAGTAATTTTCTATCATACGCCAGAACAAAAGTTAGCTGCTGAAATCTCTAAAGATGTACTTGATAAGTCAGGTAAATTCAATCGTGCAGTGGTGACACAAATTGTTCCTGCGCAACCTTTTTATCGTGCAGAAGAATACCATCAGAGGTATTTAAGCAAGCTCGGAAGAGATAGTTGCCGTATTTAAGAATCCAGAAGCTAGATTTTTTCTCACTTACCGAGTGAAGTCAGAAGGCAGGAGGCAGAAGTAAACTTGGCAATATGAAGTCTAGTGTTATTCACTCATATCTTTGTTGGTTCAAGCGATTTTCTCTTACTTCTGAATTCTGCCTTCTGACTCCTAACTTCAAATGCCTTCTGCCTTCATATCCACAATTTGTATAGGGTCGACCCATTCGATACACTCAGGGCAAGCAAGTTTACTACAAGATCCGTAATCTGCAATTTCTTATGTCTCATCTCAATGTAGAAATCAAGGCTCGTTGCAAAGATCAAAATAAAATCCGTGAGTTACTAAAAAGTAAAGATGCCGATTTTAAGGGAGTTGACCATCAAATTGATACATATTTTAAGGTGCCCAATGGCCGTTTAAAGTTGCGAGAAGGTAATATCGAAAACGCTTTGATTTTTTATAGTAGAGAAAATAAACAGGGTCCCAAAGAATCTCATGTGAGCATGTGTGCGATGCCGCCAGAAGCAAATTTAAAAGAGGTTTTGGCGCAAGCTCTCGATATCCTAGTAGTGGTTGATAAAGAAAGAGAAATATATTTTATTGAAAATGTTAAATTCCACTTAGACCTAGTACAAGGATTAGGCACCTTTGTTGAGATTGAAGCAATTGATATGATCGGAAATAATGATAAAGATAAGTTATTGCAACAATGTAATTTCTATTTAGAGTTGTTTGGTATTGCCAATGATGATTTGTTGTCACAATCTTATAGCGATTTACTTAGAGCCAAATAACTAACAGGCCAATAATGATAAATATCTTGAGTGCCGTTGAGTCGGTAGTAAATAGTGCCAAAGAGGTAAAGATTAACTACCTGGCTTTGAGTGGTGTGGCTAATTCTTTTCAAATGGCTGAGGCAAAATCTTGGCTACATGACGCTCCTTTTGATTTTTCTGTCTTGAGTGAAGAGGAAATGGTTAATTTCTTATTTCTTTTCTATGCCCTGATTTTTTGTTTTTGGGGAGAACCGAAGTGGGCTGTTACTTATCAAGAAAAAAGTTTCGATGGATCATTTGGTTTGTTGATAGCATTGCGTAGGGCAAAAGAAGAGGGAGTGCCTGTGTTTGATTGGAATTATTGGGCCACAATATCTCAGCATCACCTTGCTACTATATTGCGAGGCAATGTAGAGATCCCTCTTTTTTCAGCACGCCTGGACATTATGCATGAGGTTGGTAAGGGGATTGAAGATAATTGGCAAGGTAATATCGCTAATCTTATTCAAGCTGCACAACATGATGCTCAAGAACTTTTATTACTAATAAGCAATAATTTCCCTTCCTTTCGTGACGTAGCTCAATACCAAGGAAGAATAGTGCCTTTTTATAAAAGAGCGCAGCTTTTCATTGTCGATATCTACCAATTTCTAGAAAATAAAGGACTTGGTAACTTTTCTAATATTAAGACCATTACTGCTTTGGCAGATTATAAGTTACCGCAGACCTTACGCCATCTTGGGATTCTCCAATACACTCCTAAGCTAGCATCTATTGTTGATAGCAAGAATAGTTTGCCACATGGTGCTGAAGCTGAAGTTGAAATCCGGGCTGCCACCGTTTGGGCTGTGGAATTGTTAAGGAGAGAACTAGCACCGAAGTTTCCTACTATTACTGCTACTGTGATTAATGACTATTTATGGCTTATGAGTCAGAGCTTGGCTAATACTGTCAAGCCGTATCATCGTACTTTAAATATTTACTATTAAGCTTTATCCACTCTTATGGCTGGTTATTCAGCTAAGCCATTATGGCAAAAGTTAGGTATGAAAGAGGAGGCTACTCATGTGATAATAAATATGCCCAAGGATTACCCTGCCCTGCTCAAAGCGGGTGAATATAAAATAGCACTGTGTGCCAATGTTTTTCCTAATGCCCATTTTATCCAATTGTTTACTAGTTCCAGAATGGAATTAGAGCAGATCTTCCCTGAGCTAATATCGGCTTTAGCAAGTAGAGGTATGATTTGGATTTCTTGGCCTAAAAAATCGGCCAAGGTAGTAACTGACTTAGATGAAAATATTATCCGTGAAATTGGCTTAGCTTTAGGTATTGTGGATGTGAAGGTCTGTGCGATAGATGAAGTCTGGTCCGGTCTGAAGTTTCTGCGTAGAAAAAATAAGTGAGTAGAATATTAAAATTTATTTTGATATTAATACACTGAGTTTTTCCATTTTTATATTCTGCTACAATCAATCTGCTTACTATTTCTATGGAAAAAAGTTTTGTCGTTCAAAAAGCGGAAGAAATTCAAAGGCTATTTAACCCTAGTTTTTTTTCGCCTTTTCCTTACCAAAATATCCTGGACAAATTTAGCGATTTGAAAATCTTCTTAATCGATTTAGATCAAGGGGTTTCAGGGGTTATTCGTTATGAAGAAAACTTGAAAGAGTTTCATATCTTTGTGGATCAAAAGAAATCTGAAACACGGCAACACTTTACCATTGCTCATGAACTGGGACATTATTTTTTACATCAGGATATTATCAAAAAAGAAAATCTCATAGTCGATGGTGATAATATTTTTGACACTGGCGGAATGCTTTTTCGTCTAGATGGAGTGCCAGGGACTCAATTTGAAATGGAGGCCAATGAATTTGCGGCTACCTTAATTATGCCTGAATCGTTAGTCCGTGAAGCATGGGAAAAGTTAAAGAGTGTTGACGACTGTGCTAGCATCTTTCATGTTTCCCCTTTGGCTATGAGTATTCGCCTAGAAAAACTAGCTTTACTTTCATGATATGGCTTATTCGAAGCAACTTCCTTCTTCGCCACAGTATCAGAGGCAAAAAGCACAAGTAGAAAAAACTTTAGCAAAACAGAAGAGTTATGTTCAGGAATACAGGTTTCCTCGTACTCCTGTCCAACCCACTATTCCCGAGCAAACTGATGCTCGTTACCAAGAATTACAAAATCGTGCATTAGAACAAGATATTTTGCTCAAAAAAGCAGCCTTCAATCGGTTATTCTTATTTTTAGCAATTGAAACAGTTGCCGTATTTGTACTCAGTCTATTGCAGGCCTGGCATACTAGTGGCTTCGCTTTAGAAGAATGGAGTTTCCGACTATTACTAGCTTGCACTATTGTTCAAATTACTATCATGTTGTCAGTAGCGATAAAACATTTGTTTCCAGACAAACTTGATAATGAAGGCGTGATTAAGGATTTACTAAAAAGAATCCTAAAGTAGTCAATAACATCACAAGCAGAACAATCAAAACAATGAC contains the following coding sequences:
- a CDS encoding GIY-YIG nuclease family protein is translated as MYYIYILQSSKDKKLYIGYSQDYLIRLGQHNEGLVKSTRHRRPFTLLYIEGYQEKKLATKREKSLKQFGAAYKRLTERIHISDSI
- the dnaA gene encoding chromosomal replication initiator protein DnaA, which gives rise to MDERELREFWHGILRALQPSIKRAEFLTWFGNTNVHAFQDGTLILAVPTMFYQSWINSKYMPLIKAEAKRLNSDVQDVKIIVDSTLIRQKKDDSPLNTMNAPASKPVVNNNETSQPLPRSFVQEVSGTGSSINPRYTLDSFVVGQENQLAFAAAKAVSNAPGEAYNPLFIYGGVGLGKTHLLQSIGNAVLKKHPRKRVHYSTSEEFTNEYIAMVQKKRASSFKEKYRNLDLLIVDDVQFWAGKEQTQVEFFHTFNALYEAGKQIVLSSDRPPREITNLEQRLKSRFEMGMLIDIQPPMYETKLAILITKCQEKGHLLSQEILEYIANNAGANVRELVGVLTGLLAYIDLQGKMPNLEDVAHIFDRSMKPERPSGSPTIKSSGPIGRSLNDEDILNITAEEFNLAPADLLSDVRKREILVPRQLAMYFMREELQLSLEHIGEIFGGKNHTTVMHACQKIADQIKKDKVLIKHYNAIKRALR
- a CDS encoding UDP-N-acetylmuramoyl-tripeptide--D-alanyl-D-alanine ligase; the encoded protein is MKKLIQNYIIWCAKRKIKNTTAKIIAITGSVGKSTTKEAIAQVLGRTFKVRANYGSLNNELGLPLAILGEKSAVNLLQWLGKVLRISFRTFIYDSSIEFYVLECGIDKPGDMDEILTIIKPDISVITTVESVHTQNFGGFEELVKEKWKLAHGTKSGGIVIANYDNPPTHDQAKNIQDKTLITFGLNERASFYATNIEYDLQGTNFAVIHNHEPHSLHLALLGKAPVYSSLPAIIIGKLQNLSWEDIASQLSTLKPLPGRLSAIPGIKGSILLEGSYNASPASMKMSLEILRNLPAKRRIAIVGDMRELGDITQEAHVDMLSCLGNVCDLVIAFGPYYAEALAHQPKHNRNQASFKHFLTREEIVDFITPKLSEGDIVLVKGSQNTIMLEKVSEQLMADPSKAKDLLPRQYGKWKRI
- the tsaD gene encoding tRNA (adenosine(37)-N6)-threonylcarbamoyltransferase complex transferase subunit TsaD; this translates as MKRILAIETSCDETACAVVEDGVKVLSSIVASQIPLHQITHGVVPEVAARAHVAQILPVIEESMKQANLAPDAIDAVAVTQGPGLVGSLIVGVTAAQVLSRLWYKPLLRVNHILGHLYANFLGREQLPQLPILILSVSGGHNDLVLLSEHGKYQVLGQTQDDSAGEAFDKVARMLDLPYPGGPEIDKLAKLGKPGTFQLPRAWLQQVPTGMRPKEITDFNFSFSGLKTAVYVLIKKLGILTSEQKADLAYEFQEAVCDVMVSKLVAAWEKYQTPSVFISGGVSANQRFRSLLEASFINKPVQYFYPLKLSYCTDNAAMIGAAAYFNPQVISETLEPEPSLWL
- a CDS encoding peroxiredoxin, which produces MDGSSVPAKVGEEAPLFAADALVGKEFKHVTSQDFEGRWLMLFFYPLDFTFVCPTELLELNKRHKEFETLNCQIIGCSTDSVYSHQAWAKEIGEFNFPLLADMTKEIAAEYGVLVEEKGVSLRGAFLIDPNGILQSATINNLPVGRNIDELIRVLKAFQTGELCPVGWHEGGKTLGKA
- a CDS encoding CYTH domain-containing protein; this encodes MIEVEAKFRLTPETKAKLLTGAAFVGVKEFVVEFWDNDQWQLGLTNLSLKRKNGHFELKAPMAKQNDGSSYTTIMDEISDEKMIAQKIGIELTKNLESSLIKNAFRPRASIKTIRTTYNKAGFIIDLDEATFSLVRDNTPYHYEIAEIELQVADNSETQAAHEKIGQFAQEHGLTLANTRGKYMEFIYQNYPEHYQNLVKIGVMDK
- a CDS encoding adenylyltransferase/cytidyltransferase family protein translates to MKKVFCFGVFDGIHDGHREMLKEARSLGDYLIVALTQDHVVEQLKKKRSRNTLAERIKSLAETGLADEVVAGDQAIQSWQVLQSYQPDIIALGYDQLRLLDALGQAIRNFSFSLQIVVLKPHKPEELHSSLLFPSKD
- a CDS encoding VIT1/CCC1 transporter family protein encodes the protein MKSATYFAYHQYRDYIVYQELAKREKNQEFKRVLEKLIGQELEDFHFWQKLADKKTFRISRLDIWRFILLRKIFGLTFTAKFLETREKRMIVAYEEFIAQASPKMQNEVKKILAHEKSHEAQLIEQIQEHKIQFMSNIVLGLNDGLIELTGALVGFSFALGNHLVVALTGLITGIAASLSMAASAYIQARYEVGKDPKKAALYTGIAYIIVVLILVTPYLLFSSLYSAIALMFVFIFLIVTLISFYASVIFHRKFWHEFIQMAALSIGVTIITFILGSTFRKLFGIEVG
- a CDS encoding DUF1801 domain-containing protein, whose product is MQSTAKTVEEYLNGLEPERRKALSTIRDIILKNLSEGYEEVMQYGMISYIVPFSIFPKTYNNQPLAIASLASQKNHMAVYLMCVYGDESTKDWFVKEYQASGKKLDMGKSCIRFKKLEDLPVELIGKVIGRTSVKSFIAQYENAHKQIKK
- a CDS encoding EamA family transporter, which encodes MPQLMNWLYFALLASASFGFYNFFSKLATDKFSASITLMFVAGTAFIVAAITTFSLKTSGLPLQFSFKHIHLPILAGFATGIAEILYFMAFAKGAPLSIGAPFVIGTTIIIASILGMIFLREPLSLLKSVGFLLTLSGLILLAKS
- a CDS encoding NUDIX domain-containing protein, with protein sequence MDMLKVPEIKVGVLVYNDQGEILLVTSHKWQDKWMVPGGGVEWGESLEETVRREIKEETTLDITDIHLLGVQESVLSPEFFKPAHIIFLDYCAKLVGGNLQLNQELQQYQWIMPEAAYALDLKPSIRLFIKNFQRFIAHNCGQDLFSM